In one window of Brenneria goodwinii DNA:
- a CDS encoding IS3 family transposase, whose translation MQGKAFSSREQAMNALFDYIEVFYNRRRRHSTLGYQTPVDYEMAA comes from the coding sequence ATGCAGGGTAAAGCATTTAGCAGCAGAGAGCAGGCGATGAACGCCCTGTTTGATTATATTGAGGTATTTTACAATCGCCGTCGCAGGCACTCAACGTTGGGTTATCAAACGCCGGTGGATTATGAAATGGCGGCGTAA
- a CDS encoding carboxylesterase/lipase family protein, with protein MTSEINTGCLLTVLMIMKKTYQGLLLTFSLYSIGAVGAIQGPINVTGGMIEGKLSADKQLSIFQGIPYAAPPVGELRWKKPQPVNKWSGVKKTDTFAAGCMQKVVTGDKLPWTSEFLHQGPMSEDCLYLNIWSPAQSDKDKLPVIVFIHGGGFVEGSGSVPIYDGENLARKNVIFVNINYRLGVFGFLTLEELTKESGSSGNYALYDQIAALHWIKDNIDKFGGDSNNITIMGQSAGANSIVVLNASPLARGLYNKAIMESAPGSTISNYGIRPAESLGIPLADAERKVSQWAKSNGYSSLSDLRNAPANQLVEKFAINTPIKGAVIDGALLPMQIAEIYKKNRQNDVPVLAGMNKDERGSESDYGKWNVNDLDSYAKKYYGEHLNTFHALYKADDSHDVAVVQKDILRDERLYAMKWMAHLRIHYGNQPNYLYFFGKAIPWQEHPNFGVFHSSELPYVLNNQSKLNRKWDATDKALGNVMSSYWVNFATSGNPNGHGLPVWKSYSQNEKSVICLDKDINMCNLLNKDKEDLIAGKKESL; from the coding sequence TTGACAAGTGAAATAAATACTGGGTGTTTATTAACAGTGCTGATGATCATGAAAAAAACGTATCAAGGGTTATTACTTACTTTTTCTTTATATTCAATTGGCGCCGTAGGCGCTATCCAGGGACCAATTAACGTAACCGGCGGCATGATAGAAGGTAAGCTATCCGCTGATAAGCAGCTGTCTATATTTCAGGGCATTCCTTATGCGGCGCCGCCCGTAGGTGAATTAAGGTGGAAAAAACCACAACCTGTAAACAAATGGAGCGGTGTTAAAAAGACGGACACTTTTGCCGCAGGCTGTATGCAAAAAGTGGTGACAGGCGACAAACTTCCCTGGACATCTGAATTTTTACATCAGGGTCCGATGAGTGAAGATTGTCTATACCTCAATATTTGGAGTCCAGCTCAATCCGATAAAGATAAACTGCCCGTTATCGTATTCATTCACGGCGGCGGATTTGTTGAAGGTTCGGGCAGTGTGCCAATCTATGACGGTGAGAATCTTGCGCGAAAAAATGTGATTTTTGTGAACATTAATTATCGGTTAGGCGTCTTCGGTTTCCTTACTCTTGAAGAACTGACGAAAGAATCAGGCAGCTCCGGTAACTACGCGCTTTATGATCAAATAGCGGCGCTTCATTGGATAAAAGACAATATCGATAAATTCGGCGGCGATAGTAATAATATTACGATTATGGGGCAATCCGCGGGGGCTAATTCGATTGTTGTTTTAAATGCATCGCCTTTAGCTCGCGGTTTGTATAATAAGGCCATCATGGAAAGCGCCCCTGGCAGCACCATCTCTAACTATGGCATCCGCCCGGCTGAGAGCCTGGGCATTCCTTTAGCCGATGCGGAAAGAAAGGTTTCTCAATGGGCTAAATCCAACGGCTATTCATCCTTAAGCGATCTGAGGAACGCGCCGGCTAATCAGTTGGTTGAAAAATTCGCGATCAATACGCCAATAAAGGGCGCAGTCATTGATGGCGCATTATTGCCGATGCAAATAGCCGAAATTTACAAAAAAAACAGACAGAATGATGTCCCTGTCCTGGCTGGCATGAATAAAGATGAGAGAGGAAGTGAGTCAGATTATGGCAAATGGAATGTAAACGATCTCGATTCTTATGCTAAAAAATACTATGGCGAACACCTGAATACATTTCATGCCTTATACAAGGCGGATGATAGCCATGATGTTGCTGTCGTCCAAAAAGATATTCTGCGGGATGAACGTCTTTACGCAATGAAATGGATGGCTCACCTTAGGATCCATTATGGCAATCAGCCAAATTATTTATACTTTTTTGGCAAAGCGATTCCCTGGCAGGAACATCCAAACTTTGGCGTATTCCATTCAAGCGAATTACCTTATGTTTTGAACAATCAGTCGAAACTCAATCGAAAATGGGATGCTACCGATAAAGCTCTGGGAAACGTGATGTCCTCCTATTGGGTCAATTTTGCAACCAGCGGCAACCCCAATGGTCACGGTTTACCCGTATGGAAGAGTTACAGCCAGAATGAAAAATCCGTTATCTGCCTGGATAAAGACATCAATATGTGTAATTTACTAAATAAAGACAAAGAAGATTTAATAGCCGGAAAAAAAGAAAGTCTATAA
- the emrA gene encoding multidrug efflux MFS transporter periplasmic adaptor subunit EmrA, which produces MSANADTQATQQTQKNKKKTRKIAMLLLTGIFIIIAIAYLFYWLLVLRHFESTDDAYVAGNQIQIMAQVSGSVTDVNFDSTDLVKKGDVLVSIDPTDAEQAFERAKTALANSVRQTHQLIITGKQYQANIALRQTQWQQAQTDLKRRVTLGNVDAIGREELQHARDAVETAKAQYDVAVQQYNANQAMVLNTPVAQQPQVLQAAAQVRDAWLALQRTKIRSPIDGFVSRRAVQIGQRITPSTSLIAVVPAHHIWVDANFKETQLENIRIGQGVTVVSDMYGDNVKYSGKVVGMDMGTGSAFSLLPAQNATGNWIKVVQRLPVRIELNDRDVAQHPLRIGLSALVTVDTQNRDGLVLANTVRTEPLYQTSALTLDLAPVNAIIADVIHANAG; this is translated from the coding sequence ATGAGCGCAAATGCCGACACTCAGGCAACACAGCAAACTCAGAAGAATAAAAAGAAAACGCGGAAAATCGCGATGCTCTTGTTAACCGGGATTTTCATTATTATCGCCATCGCCTATCTATTTTACTGGCTGCTGGTTTTACGTCATTTCGAGTCTACTGATGATGCGTATGTCGCCGGTAATCAGATTCAAATTATGGCTCAGGTGTCGGGCAGCGTGACCGACGTCAACTTCGACAGCACCGACTTGGTGAAAAAAGGCGATGTGCTGGTGTCTATCGATCCGACCGATGCGGAACAGGCTTTTGAGCGCGCTAAAACGGCGCTGGCAAACAGCGTGCGTCAAACGCATCAGTTGATCATTACCGGCAAACAGTATCAGGCGAATATCGCGCTGCGTCAGACGCAATGGCAACAGGCGCAAACCGACCTGAAACGCCGCGTTACGCTGGGGAATGTCGATGCGATTGGCCGTGAAGAGTTGCAACACGCCCGTGATGCCGTGGAAACGGCTAAAGCGCAATACGATGTCGCCGTTCAGCAATACAACGCCAATCAGGCGATGGTGCTGAATACGCCAGTGGCTCAGCAGCCGCAGGTTTTGCAGGCCGCCGCTCAGGTTCGTGATGCATGGCTCGCCCTGCAACGTACCAAAATCCGCAGTCCGATTGATGGCTTTGTGTCGCGCCGCGCCGTACAGATTGGGCAGCGGATCACGCCGTCCACCTCTTTGATAGCCGTTGTACCGGCCCATCACATTTGGGTTGATGCCAACTTTAAAGAAACGCAGTTGGAAAATATACGCATTGGTCAGGGGGTCACCGTCGTCAGCGATATGTACGGCGATAACGTAAAATATTCCGGCAAAGTGGTCGGTATGGACATGGGCACCGGCAGTGCGTTCTCACTGTTACCTGCTCAGAACGCCACCGGTAACTGGATCAAAGTGGTTCAGCGTCTGCCGGTACGTATTGAGTTAAACGATCGGGACGTAGCGCAACATCCGCTGCGCATCGGTTTATCCGCGCTGGTCACAGTCGACACCCAGAATCGGGATGGTCTGGTGCTGGCGAATACCGTCCGTACAGAACCGCTGTATCAGACATCCGCTCTGACGCTGGACCTGGCGCCGGTCAATGCCATCATTGCCGACGTTATTCATGCCAATGCAGGCTAA
- a CDS encoding efflux transporter outer membrane subunit, with amino-acid sequence MPLQTCWRLTPLFAVLILAGCASNNHIAPQSSLLDTRQLHLQQAKARSLTLGPQWWRTLNDPQLDNLMTTTLQNSPSLRQAAARVREAQSVMGEADAANGPYLDLNGSMRRERVAKNTIPPFLTRYPEAPIYDNSNSLGLNLSYEFDWWGKYRNQVNAAQARVDSTRAEQAEAALTLTCSMASAYYQLQANLALQDVLQQEVDNHQRLVDLRKAQYQAGVYGIEIPQQTRAQADSAKQQIIVLSSQTEQLRHQLSALAGRGPDAMSGLHAVTLPSPDALSPQGELTLDLLGKRPDITAQRDLVESYSQRVSAAKKAFYPSLSISAFGGLTTTHYGGVSPNLLEAASKAWNITPAISLPIFHAGALRAKLGEESALFDQAVESYNQTILNAIRQTADAITLSKSGAEQLQQASSAAKSLEAVYRVADARYRAGIIGRDELLSSQSAFQQQQLAQLRAGSQLMQAKIRLIRALGGGYQAPTAEQKS; translated from the coding sequence ATGCCACTCCAAACTTGCTGGAGGCTTACGCCGCTGTTTGCCGTTTTAATTTTGGCCGGCTGCGCCTCCAATAATCATATTGCGCCTCAATCGTCGCTGCTTGATACGCGACAGCTTCATCTGCAGCAGGCAAAAGCCCGTTCTCTGACCCTCGGTCCACAGTGGTGGCGCACTCTTAATGACCCGCAGCTCGACAATCTGATGACCACCACGTTGCAAAACTCGCCATCGTTACGCCAGGCAGCAGCCCGCGTGCGTGAAGCGCAGAGCGTGATGGGAGAGGCCGATGCGGCCAACGGCCCTTATCTGGATTTGAACGGTTCAATGCGACGTGAACGTGTGGCGAAAAACACGATCCCGCCGTTCCTGACCCGCTATCCCGAAGCGCCGATTTACGACAACAGCAACAGCCTCGGGCTGAATCTGAGCTATGAATTTGACTGGTGGGGTAAATACCGCAATCAGGTGAATGCCGCGCAAGCACGGGTGGATTCCACCCGTGCCGAACAGGCGGAAGCCGCGCTGACGCTAACTTGTTCGATGGCGTCAGCCTATTATCAGTTGCAGGCTAATCTGGCTTTGCAGGACGTCCTGCAACAGGAAGTGGATAACCATCAGCGCCTGGTGGATTTGCGTAAAGCGCAGTATCAAGCCGGTGTGTACGGTATTGAAATCCCACAACAAACGCGGGCTCAGGCCGACAGCGCCAAACAGCAGATCATCGTGCTGTCGTCACAGACCGAACAACTGAGACATCAGCTTTCCGCACTGGCCGGACGCGGCCCGGATGCGATGAGCGGGCTGCACGCCGTTACGCTGCCCTCGCCCGACGCGCTGTCACCGCAAGGCGAATTGACGCTGGATTTACTGGGCAAACGTCCTGACATTACCGCACAGCGCGATCTGGTGGAATCCTATTCCCAGCGTGTCAGCGCAGCGAAAAAAGCGTTTTATCCAAGCCTTTCTATCAGCGCCTTTGGTGGTCTGACGACCACCCACTACGGAGGCGTCAGCCCGAATCTTCTGGAAGCCGCCAGTAAAGCCTGGAACATCACGCCGGCCATTTCGCTGCCGATTTTCCACGCGGGAGCTTTGCGCGCCAAACTGGGCGAAGAGTCCGCGTTATTTGACCAGGCCGTCGAGTCGTATAACCAGACCATCCTGAACGCCATCCGGCAAACCGCGGATGCCATCACCCTGTCGAAAAGCGGTGCCGAACAATTGCAGCAGGCGTCTTCTGCCGCGAAATCGCTTGAAGCGGTGTATCGCGTTGCGGATGCAAGATACCGCGCCGGCATCATCGGAAGGGATGAGCTCTTAAGCAGCCAGTCAGCGTTTCAGCAACAACAACTGGCGCAACTTCGCGCCGGCAGTCAGTTGATGCAGGCAAAAATCCGTCTCATCCGTGCGCTTGGGGGCGGCTATCAGGCCCCCACAGCGGAGCAAAAATCATAA
- the emrB gene encoding multidrug efflux MFS transporter permease subunit EmrB: MANKPLVGAPLAWMTVALSMATFMQVLDSTIANVAIPTIAGNLGASNSQGTWVITSFGVANAISIPITGWLAKRIGEVKLFLWSTGLFAVASWLCGMSSSLGMLIFFRVVQGVVAGPLIPLSQSLLLNNYPPAKRSTALALWSMTVIVAPICGPILGGYISDNYHWGWIFFINVPIGIAVVFLTLKTLKGRETATQIRPIDCVGLMLLVLGIGALQVMLDQGKELDWFNSTEIIVLAIVAVVALCFLVVWELTDDHPIVDLSLFKSRNFTIGVLCISLAFMLYVSSLVLLPQLLQVVYGYTATWAGLASAPVGILPILISPVIGRFSHRLDMRKLVTFSFIMYAYCFFWRAYTFEPEMDFGASAWPQFIQGFAVGCFFMPLTTIIFSGLAPERMAGASSLSNFIRILMGSIGTSITTTMWSNRESLHHAQLTENITPFNPAATQIYQQLEGRGMSHQQASGWIAREITNQGLIISANEIFWLSGGAFLVLLILIWFARPPFSSGGGGAH; encoded by the coding sequence GTGGCAAATAAACCGCTGGTAGGTGCCCCGCTGGCTTGGATGACGGTGGCGTTGTCTATGGCCACCTTTATGCAGGTTCTGGACTCGACGATCGCCAACGTGGCGATCCCAACCATTGCCGGGAATCTCGGCGCCTCGAACTCTCAGGGCACCTGGGTCATCACGTCATTCGGGGTGGCAAACGCCATCTCGATCCCGATCACCGGTTGGCTGGCAAAACGCATCGGTGAGGTCAAACTATTCCTGTGGTCGACCGGGCTGTTTGCCGTCGCCTCCTGGCTGTGTGGTATGTCCAGCAGCCTGGGAATGCTGATTTTCTTCCGTGTGGTACAGGGGGTGGTGGCGGGTCCGCTGATCCCGCTGTCGCAAAGTCTGTTGCTGAATAACTATCCGCCGGCCAAGCGAAGTACCGCGCTTGCGCTCTGGTCGATGACGGTGATCGTCGCCCCGATTTGCGGGCCGATCCTCGGCGGATACATCAGTGATAACTATCACTGGGGCTGGATCTTCTTTATCAACGTGCCGATCGGCATTGCGGTGGTATTCCTGACGCTGAAAACGTTGAAGGGCCGCGAAACCGCGACGCAGATCCGCCCGATCGACTGTGTCGGCTTAATGCTTCTCGTTCTGGGCATCGGCGCATTGCAGGTGATGCTCGATCAGGGTAAGGAGCTCGACTGGTTTAACTCGACCGAAATTATCGTGTTGGCAATCGTGGCGGTGGTCGCGCTTTGCTTCCTTGTGGTCTGGGAACTGACGGACGACCACCCGATAGTCGATCTATCGTTGTTTAAATCGCGAAATTTTACCATCGGCGTGCTATGTATCAGCCTGGCCTTCATGCTCTATGTCAGCTCTCTTGTATTGCTGCCGCAGCTATTGCAGGTGGTCTATGGTTATACCGCTACTTGGGCGGGGCTGGCATCGGCGCCGGTCGGGATATTGCCGATTCTGATATCACCGGTTATCGGCCGCTTTTCGCACCGTCTGGATATGCGCAAGCTGGTGACGTTCAGCTTTATTATGTACGCCTACTGTTTCTTCTGGCGTGCGTATACGTTCGAACCGGAGATGGATTTTGGCGCTTCCGCATGGCCGCAGTTTATTCAGGGGTTCGCCGTGGGTTGCTTCTTCATGCCGCTGACCACCATTATTTTTTCCGGGTTAGCGCCGGAACGTATGGCGGGGGCATCCAGTTTGTCGAACTTTATCCGTATTCTGATGGGGTCAATCGGTACGTCGATTACCACGACGATGTGGTCAAACCGAGAGTCGCTGCATCATGCACAGCTAACGGAAAACATCACGCCGTTTAATCCGGCGGCGACACAAATCTATCAGCAACTCGAAGGCAGGGGCATGAGTCACCAGCAGGCATCCGGCTGGATAGCGCGAGAGATCACCAATCAGGGGCTGATTATTTCGGCCAACGAGATCTTCTGGTTATCCGGAGGGGCG
- a CDS encoding nucleotidyl transferase AbiEii/AbiGii toxin family protein, whose amino-acid sequence MDQRDIYARQVKLLMTALPHVARESCFALKGGTAINLFVQNFPRLSVDIDLVYKTFMDRDTDLSAINDALMRITESLNGRAGITAIRQENKADEKRIIVNTIDAQIKIEVSPVWRGLLLPPTEMPVCEQVEMEYGFTTMNVVSLADLYGGKICAALDRQHPRDLFDVLNMLEKPGLTREIFDGFLCYLAGHPRPIAELLAPNWDTARIATLYQQEFSGMTQQETSLESLLSVTTLLPQALKSHFTARDRQFLLSYKQNHPDWSLYRYPDIQHLPAIRWKQRNLAALNAKNAAKFTAAVNKLERILEQCF is encoded by the coding sequence ATGGATCAGCGTGATATTTACGCCCGACAGGTCAAGCTGTTGATGACGGCTCTGCCGCATGTAGCGAGAGAGTCCTGTTTCGCGCTGAAAGGCGGTACGGCAATTAATTTATTTGTGCAGAATTTCCCTCGTCTATCGGTAGATATCGATCTGGTTTATAAAACCTTCATGGACCGCGATACCGATCTGTCGGCCATCAATGACGCCTTAATGCGTATTACGGAATCGCTGAACGGCAGAGCGGGGATCACAGCTATTCGGCAGGAGAATAAAGCCGATGAAAAGCGCATCATCGTTAATACCATTGATGCGCAGATAAAGATTGAAGTCAGCCCGGTCTGGCGTGGATTGCTGTTGCCACCAACAGAGATGCCAGTATGCGAGCAGGTGGAAATGGAATACGGTTTTACCACCATGAATGTCGTCTCACTGGCGGATCTTTACGGCGGAAAAATCTGCGCCGCACTCGATCGTCAGCATCCGCGCGATCTGTTTGACGTACTAAATATGCTGGAGAAACCGGGCCTGACACGCGAGATCTTTGACGGTTTTCTTTGTTATCTGGCAGGGCATCCTCGCCCCATAGCCGAACTGCTGGCCCCAAACTGGGACACGGCGCGGATCGCCACGCTGTACCAGCAGGAATTTTCAGGAATGACGCAGCAAGAGACTTCTCTGGAATCGCTTTTATCAGTAACGACTCTACTGCCGCAGGCGTTGAAATCTCATTTTACCGCTCGGGATCGTCAGTTCTTACTCAGTTATAAACAGAATCACCCTGACTGGTCGCTGTATCGTTATCCTGATATTCAGCATCTCCCGGCCATTCGCTGGAAACAGCGTAACTTAGCGGCGCTGAACGCTAAAAATGCGGCTAAATTTACAGCGGCGGTGAACAAGCTTGAGAGGATTCTAGAACAGTGCTTTTGA